Proteins encoded within one genomic window of Bradyrhizobium sp. CB1717:
- a CDS encoding IclR family transcriptional regulator C-terminal domain-containing protein, with protein sequence MTKVGGAAEGNGKRDQRGAQSRGFRVPTVQKLGSLLQLFIPEAVDGRAACTVYRLQDIARHLGWDDGTTHRFLVSLTEIGMLERTGDDRFCIGVLAVQLASVYVAASELRGVVIQKVEELSTATRLTTDVGALQSGAMVVIASRQGSTPLTSRCMLGEKVPLHATAGGKAILSQLADAEVEELCRGKLVALASNTRTTLSSLMWDIAHARESGFVSTLSEYAEGLRSIAIPLPAGCFGIRPAALACSGPATLSHSGWEIAEEELRAFAAHLHCRAA encoded by the coding sequence ATGACGAAAGTGGGAGGGGCGGCTGAAGGAAACGGGAAGCGCGATCAGAGAGGAGCGCAGAGCAGGGGATTTCGTGTTCCAACCGTTCAGAAGCTCGGCAGTCTGCTTCAGCTCTTCATTCCTGAAGCGGTCGATGGACGTGCTGCATGCACGGTCTACAGACTGCAGGATATCGCGCGCCATCTCGGCTGGGACGACGGCACGACGCATCGCTTCCTGGTGTCCCTGACCGAAATCGGCATGCTCGAGCGGACCGGCGACGATCGCTTCTGCATCGGCGTGCTCGCGGTGCAGCTTGCGTCTGTCTACGTCGCGGCGAGCGAGCTCCGCGGCGTCGTCATCCAAAAGGTCGAAGAACTCAGCACGGCGACGCGGCTGACGACGGATGTCGGTGCGTTGCAATCCGGCGCGATGGTTGTCATTGCAAGCAGGCAAGGGTCGACGCCGCTGACGTCGCGGTGCATGCTGGGAGAGAAGGTGCCGCTTCACGCCACGGCGGGCGGAAAGGCGATCCTGTCGCAGCTAGCCGATGCCGAGGTGGAGGAGTTGTGCCGCGGCAAACTGGTCGCTCTGGCATCCAACACCCGCACCACGCTGTCGTCCCTGATGTGGGACATCGCGCACGCCCGGGAGAGCGGATTCGTCAGCACGCTCTCGGAATATGCCGAAGGTCTGCGCAGCATCGCGATTCCACTTCCCGCCGGGTGCTTCGGAATTCGTCCGGCCGCTCTGGCCTGCTCGGGTCCGGCGACCCTGTCTCACTCAGGGTGGGAGATCGCCGAGGAAGAACTCAGGGCTTTTGCTGCCCACCTTCACTGCCGCGCAGCCTAG